One region of uncultured Sulfurimonas sp. genomic DNA includes:
- a CDS encoding DNA polymerase IV, which produces MKIHIDIDCFFVSAVRIIEPYLEGKAVAIGGRSDTKIFSKDAKKQSVNLENSGSFVSTFYKTYEESDDKDAFVDADGRVRGILTTSSYEARAFGVKTAMSIREALMLCPHLIIKAPNMSLYQKLSHELHEFLQSRIPLIEQASIDEFYGDLSGWVKDDEIEQFIDNLRHEIKRKLKLPVSIGAAKTRYIAKLATTAAKPFGCKTIYEQNLDTFIQNIPVGEFAGIGKSMKEKLLSAQIHTLGDLKKRRGTVESWGPYAIELYKRVCGISDENIKTTHKRKSIGISRTFDPLFDRAELRRRVHVLVRHLSYAILKLNVIPTVFHLSISYEMRQSSHKNISLAEVFSEKKFDSLCLSLFNEADTQRRLHVIRLSINCSSFTRDSKKELSLIGFEDEQKMKRLSQETHKLREKYGLDAIKWGSEF; this is translated from the coding sequence ATGAAGATTCACATAGATATTGATTGTTTTTTTGTAAGTGCTGTTCGTATTATAGAGCCTTATTTAGAAGGTAAAGCTGTAGCTATAGGTGGAAGAAGCGATACCAAAATCTTTAGTAAAGATGCAAAAAAACAGAGCGTAAACCTTGAAAACTCTGGCTCTTTTGTTAGCACTTTTTACAAAACTTATGAAGAGAGTGATGATAAAGATGCATTTGTAGATGCAGACGGTAGAGTAAGAGGAATATTAACAACTTCATCTTATGAAGCAAGAGCTTTTGGTGTAAAAACAGCCATGAGCATAAGAGAAGCCTTGATGCTTTGTCCTCATTTGATTATAAAAGCACCAAATATGTCTTTGTATCAAAAACTCTCACATGAACTTCATGAGTTTTTACAATCACGCATTCCACTTATAGAACAAGCCAGTATAGATGAATTTTATGGAGATTTATCTGGTTGGGTAAAAGATGATGAGATTGAACAATTTATAGACAACCTAAGACATGAGATAAAAAGAAAACTAAAACTGCCTGTATCCATAGGAGCGGCAAAAACTAGATACATTGCAAAACTTGCAACTACTGCGGCAAAGCCTTTTGGATGCAAAACCATTTATGAGCAAAACTTAGATACTTTTATACAAAATATTCCAGTTGGAGAGTTTGCTGGCATCGGCAAAAGTATGAAAGAGAAACTTCTCTCAGCTCAGATTCATACTTTAGGAGACTTAAAAAAAAGACGTGGAACAGTTGAGTCTTGGGGTCCTTATGCTATAGAACTTTACAAAAGAGTTTGTGGCATCTCAGATGAAAATATAAAAACTACCCATAAAAGAAAATCCATTGGCATCTCAAGAACTTTTGATCCGCTCTTTGATAGAGCAGAGTTAAGAAGAAGAGTTCATGTTTTAGTAAGGCACCTAAGCTATGCTATCTTAAAACTAAATGTTATACCGACAGTTTTTCATCTTAGCATCTCTTATGAGATGCGACAAAGTTCACACAAAAACATCTCTCTTGCTGAAGTTTTTAGCGAAAAAAAATTTGATTCACTATGTTTAAGTCTGTTTAACGAAGCAGATACACAAAGAAGACTCCATGTTATACGCCTTAGCATCAACTGCTCAAGCTTTACAAGAGACTCAAAAAAAGAACTCTCACTTATTGGTTTTGAAGATGAGCAAAAGATGAAAAGATTAAGTCAAGAAACTCATAAACTTAGAGAAAAATATGGGCTAGATGCTATTAAGTGGGGAAGTGAGTTTTAA
- a CDS encoding DUF234 domain-containing protein, protein MTNTKLLEQFRSFYFRNYPDDMETLIEYFAIFGGLGLEIDTTKPLNFLIEEFILENFNDLNEKIENLTLSDANNKRLLNALAIGDRRIFSAFNRAGLNNGNGGGALNFLQEKGLIQIEYSREESPKSINPNGKLKKEEARHRISHKVLFTYPFIRFWFYFVYPNIKDIKNGDFNKFFKDFEVQQNSYTSLVFEELSEVLLNYNLRDAQIFSSDSYWDANIEIDILTITDDERVYVAECKWTNHRVTKNELHKLVEKCQKLDIKPTQMILFSKRGFSKELKQSQSKDLALYSSEDFKALLKPSSKTELVDNLFKETN, encoded by the coding sequence ATGACAAATACAAAACTATTAGAACAATTTCGTTCATTTTATTTTAGAAATTATCCTGATGATATGGAAACTCTTATCGAGTATTTTGCCATCTTTGGCGGTCTTGGTTTAGAGATAGACACCACAAAACCACTAAACTTTCTTATAGAAGAGTTTATACTAGAAAATTTTAATGACTTAAATGAAAAGATAGAAAATCTCACGCTAAGTGATGCAAACAACAAAAGATTGTTAAATGCCCTTGCTATTGGCGATAGAAGAATATTTTCTGCTTTTAATAGAGCTGGACTTAACAATGGAAATGGTGGAGGAGCACTTAATTTTCTTCAAGAAAAAGGCTTAATACAAATAGAATACTCAAGAGAAGAGAGTCCCAAAAGCATAAACCCAAATGGCAAATTAAAAAAAGAAGAAGCAAGACATAGAATCTCTCATAAAGTTCTTTTTACATACCCATTTATAAGATTTTGGTTTTACTTTGTTTATCCAAATATAAAAGATATAAAAAATGGTGACTTTAACAAATTTTTTAAAGATTTTGAAGTTCAGCAAAATAGCTACACAAGTTTAGTTTTTGAAGAACTATCAGAGGTTTTACTAAACTACAACCTAAGAGATGCTCAGATATTTAGTTCAGACAGCTATTGGGATGCAAATATAGAAATCGACATTTTAACAATTACAGATGATGAAAGAGTCTATGTAGCAGAGTGCAAATGGACTAACCACAGAGTAACCAAAAATGAACTACATAAACTTGTAGAAAAATGTCAAAAACTAGACATAAAACCAACGCAAATGATTCTATTTTCCAAAAGAGGTTTTTCTAAAGAACTAAAACAATCACAAAGCAAAGACCTCGCACTCTACAGTAGCGAAGATTTTAAAGCACTTTTAAAACCTAGTTCAAAAACTGAGCTGGTTGATAATTTATTTAAAGAGACTAACTAA
- a CDS encoding DnaJ domain-containing protein — MEIVLRNNLILITTGFDTLNASWMKDFLNHHARGMLFLPKAVLVFRNETLKEIREEFIHELSQHHAKTHDFDHRFFLRSMLKYGTQPIKIELEKLEDPQTIKVHLYAYDKNTVLISLDNPNSWVINYLRSQLEVYVERGTDISLVVDVSDYKAKARLERALNKRHILHYQIQYSYDNHFMSRLYSDFASYSFGDLCKAQKDEQNVHLYTVLECPVGASQDALKKSYKKLAKVYHPDKITHENPNMIKHYTQKFQLLQEAYTALRIVS, encoded by the coding sequence ATGGAAATTGTACTTCGCAATAATCTCATACTTATCACAACAGGGTTTGATACGCTAAATGCTTCTTGGATGAAAGATTTTTTAAATCATCATGCAAGAGGAATGCTTTTTTTGCCAAAGGCAGTTCTTGTATTTAGAAATGAAACACTCAAAGAGATTAGAGAAGAGTTTATACATGAACTCTCTCAACATCATGCAAAAACTCACGATTTTGACCACAGATTTTTTCTTCGCTCGATGTTAAAGTATGGAACTCAACCTATCAAAATAGAACTTGAAAAATTAGAAGATCCACAAACTATAAAAGTTCATCTTTATGCTTATGATAAAAATACAGTCTTAATATCTTTAGATAATCCTAATTCGTGGGTTATAAATTATCTTCGTTCTCAGTTAGAAGTTTATGTTGAGAGAGGAACAGATATCTCTTTGGTTGTAGATGTGAGCGACTATAAAGCAAAAGCTAGATTAGAGCGGGCATTAAACAAACGACATATTTTACATTATCAGATTCAATACAGTTATGATAATCATTTTATGAGTAGGCTATATAGTGATTTTGCTTCATACAGTTTTGGTGACTTATGTAAAGCTCAAAAAGATGAGCAAAATGTGCATCTATATACAGTCTTAGAGTGTCCGGTTGGAGCTAGTCAAGATGCTCTTAAAAAAAGTTACAAAAAATTAGCGAAAGTTTATCATCCAGATAAAATAACTCATGAAAATCCAAACATGATAAAACACTACACACAAAAGTTCCAACTCCTACAAGAAGCCTATACGGCACTTAGGATTGTTAGTTAG
- the aguB gene encoding N-carbamoylputrescine amidase, translated as MVKVSAIQMQMSENIEANIAKAQAMVRESHANGAQIILLPELFSSLYFCKDMDAKYFSLASELKNNSLIKQFSDLAKELKVVILVSYFEKSEEDYFNSLVVVDANGEIMENYRKTHIPDGPGYEEKFYFKPGDSGFKVYETAYGKIGAGICWDQWFCESARILTLMGAEIIFYPTAIGSEPEIGLDSKEHWQRVQMGHAATNTVPVVVANRIGEEKGESCSLTFYGSSFITDYTGAKIAEASRDKQEIIYADFDLKENAMQRQYWGLLRDRRPSEYCFISK; from the coding sequence ATGGTAAAAGTTAGTGCAATTCAGATGCAAATGAGTGAAAATATAGAAGCCAATATCGCAAAAGCACAAGCGATGGTTAGAGAGTCTCATGCAAATGGAGCACAAATTATACTTTTACCAGAGCTTTTTTCATCTCTTTACTTTTGTAAAGATATGGATGCAAAGTACTTTTCATTAGCTAGTGAGCTTAAAAACAACTCACTAATAAAACAGTTTTCAGACTTAGCTAAAGAGCTAAAAGTAGTTATATTAGTAAGTTATTTTGAAAAAAGTGAAGAGGATTATTTTAACTCTTTAGTTGTTGTAGATGCCAATGGTGAGATAATGGAAAATTATCGTAAAACTCATATTCCTGATGGACCAGGATATGAAGAAAAATTTTATTTTAAACCTGGAGATAGTGGGTTTAAGGTTTATGAAACGGCTTATGGAAAAATAGGTGCTGGCATCTGCTGGGATCAATGGTTTTGTGAGAGTGCTAGAATACTTACTCTAATGGGCGCTGAGATTATTTTTTATCCAACAGCCATAGGAAGCGAACCAGAAATAGGGCTAGATTCAAAAGAGCATTGGCAACGTGTTCAAATGGGTCATGCAGCTACAAATACAGTCCCAGTAGTAGTTGCAAACAGAATAGGAGAAGAAAAAGGCGAGAGTTGTTCTTTGACTTTTTATGGTTCATCTTTTATAACTGACTACACAGGTGCGAAAATAGCCGAAGCATCTAGAGATAAACAAGAGATAATATACGCAGATTTTGATTTAAAAGAGAATGCTATGCAACGCCAATATTGGGGTCTTTTAAGAGATAGACGACCTTCAGAGTATTGTTTTATATCTAAATAA
- a CDS encoding peptidylprolyl isomerase, protein MAYATARHILVNSEDECNALKAEIENGASFESVAQAHSQCPSGAQGGDLGQFGPGQMVPEFDKAVFSGDVGVLYGPIQTQFGFHLLEVTSRG, encoded by the coding sequence ATGGCTTATGCAACTGCAAGACATATTTTAGTAAATAGTGAAGACGAGTGTAATGCTTTAAAAGCGGAGATAGAAAACGGAGCTTCATTTGAAAGTGTTGCACAAGCGCATTCTCAGTGTCCATCTGGTGCACAAGGTGGAGATTTAGGTCAGTTTGGTCCTGGACAAATGGTTCCAGAATTTGATAAAGCTGTATTTAGTGGTGATGTAGGAGTTCTTTATGGACCTATTCAAACTCAGTTTGGTTTTCACCTTCTTGAAGTAACAAGTAGAGGTTAA
- a CDS encoding SLAC1 anion channel family protein yields the protein MDKQAPLKTRSLEYFPIQLFAIIMGLSGFAVVLAKAYHLFSFPYWFYATILFIDTVLFLLIFTTYMFKVLLHTDAVKKEFYHPIKSSFMATISISFLLLSIAHYDFAPTISVLLWYIGAPLQLLFTLIVIRYWIHNELNIVHSNPAWFIPIVGNVLVPIIGVEAAPVYVSLFFFSIGMFFWIVLFTIMMNRVIFHHPLAQKLVPTFFIFIAPPAVGFISYLRITDGSIDIFAIFLYSIAVFILLLLLFMLKMYDTKVFYISWWAYTFPLTAVTIATLMMHMIFHNTLTYLASLLLIALSSMVVGFVAFRTIKASRAQQICISEE from the coding sequence ATGGACAAACAAGCTCCATTAAAAACAAGGTCTCTTGAATATTTTCCTATACAGTTATTCGCTATTATTATGGGGCTTTCTGGTTTCGCGGTTGTTCTTGCAAAAGCTTATCATCTTTTTAGTTTTCCTTATTGGTTTTATGCGACTATACTATTTATAGATACTGTATTATTTTTACTAATATTTACAACATATATGTTTAAAGTGCTTTTACATACAGATGCTGTAAAAAAAGAGTTTTATCATCCTATAAAAAGTTCCTTTATGGCTACTATTTCTATTAGTTTTTTGCTTCTTTCTATAGCTCACTATGATTTTGCTCCTACTATTTCTGTACTTCTTTGGTACATTGGCGCACCTTTGCAACTTCTCTTTACACTCATAGTAATTCGCTATTGGATACACAATGAGTTAAATATAGTTCACAGTAATCCTGCATGGTTTATACCTATAGTTGGAAATGTTTTAGTTCCTATTATCGGTGTTGAAGCTGCACCTGTTTATGTGTCGTTATTTTTCTTTTCTATAGGAATGTTTTTTTGGATAGTTCTTTTTACTATTATGATGAACAGAGTTATTTTTCATCATCCACTCGCACAAAAACTTGTGCCTACTTTTTTCATATTTATAGCACCACCAGCTGTTGGTTTTATAAGCTACCTTAGAATTACTGATGGTTCTATAGATATATTTGCAATATTCTTGTACTCCATAGCTGTATTTATTTTACTATTACTTTTATTTATGTTAAAAATGTATGACACTAAGGTTTTTTACATCTCATGGTGGGCATATACATTTCCATTAACTGCCGTAACAATTGCTACACTAATGATGCATATGATATTTCACAACACTTTAACATATCTTGCATCTCTACTTCTTATAGCTCTATCATCTATGGTTGTAGGTTTCGTAGCATTTAGAACTATTAAAGCTTCTAGAGCTCAACAAATTTGTATTTCAGAGGAATAA
- a CDS encoding DUF302 domain-containing protein, producing MNKLSILVGAAIGVVFSVFLMGFAFQVAAPTMLLKEVKSSYEFEKTVDLIKTRINNQKGWHVTEILDQQQEIISHGGADIGKVKIIKFCNAKYSAEMLSHDDSKLMATKMPLSISVFEKSDGEVIIGLSNGFVMARLFSQRREGEIMQKVVKEIEEVLSFAHFRFTLF from the coding sequence ATGAATAAATTATCAATCTTAGTAGGTGCCGCTATCGGTGTAGTTTTTAGTGTCTTTTTAATGGGTTTTGCTTTTCAAGTAGCGGCTCCAACTATGCTTTTAAAAGAGGTAAAATCTTCTTATGAGTTTGAAAAAACAGTAGATTTGATTAAAACTAGAATCAACAATCAAAAGGGTTGGCATGTAACTGAGATTTTAGATCAACAACAAGAGATTATCTCTCACGGTGGTGCAGATATTGGTAAAGTAAAAATTATCAAGTTTTGTAATGCTAAATACTCAGCAGAGATGCTAAGTCATGATGATAGCAAATTGATGGCTACAAAGATGCCACTTAGCATCTCTGTTTTTGAAAAAAGTGATGGTGAAGTTATTATTGGACTAAGCAATGGATTTGTAATGGCAAGACTTTTTTCACAAAGAAGAGAGGGTGAGATTATGCAAAAAGTTGTAAAAGAGATAGAAGAAGTTTTAAGTTTTGCCCACTTTAGATTTACACTATTTTAG
- a CDS encoding sensor histidine kinase: MKHLFLMIFFTTFLFSHEVLSIKQNETPYVLGSYLDYCIDAKNNLSVDEIKKQTFSKHQYDIPSFGFLASPHWFKLQYKYDKNMQDNKWWLCIDYPLLDHVNIYIYDKNDNLILHKKSGDLEEKSLIDIKQSHLLFLLPSESLEIYTVYIKVQTSSSMLVPMRIASNESLIKNTHLHQTLAGIYYGILLVLLFYNAITFLYTKEKIYLLYVMFVFSYSLWQLSFDGIGSLYLWPDSYWMRDKGTVFFIYTSIFVQLLFSQNLLKSKQNIPKYDKNVIQPLVYISIMGIIASMFLPYKYTIIAGALLSVITPTILFSAGLMVIKKDYYSIRLYVLGWGIFLIGTILFALSKFNLISGYVAMKYAQQIASAIEMILLSAALAERFNRLQDEYTTKLKNHNKNLHMAVSKILKQEREKDEILISQSRLASMGEMIEQIAHQWRQPLNELGLLNQDLYFKKKLGNLTDDDFDKIHDNIDSNIQYMSNTIDDFRNYYKSDKEKETFALDESITDILSIVGTTLEYAKIKVVLKLEENIYIDSLKHELQQVFLIIINNAKDALIINEIEDKKIVLEVFCDNEFAYVNIVDNAGGVAENIKNKIFDPYFSTKFKSQGTGIGLYMAKIIIEKNMQGNLNVFNKEEGACFCIKLPLK; the protein is encoded by the coding sequence ATGAAACATCTTTTTTTAATGATATTTTTTACTACATTTTTATTTTCACATGAAGTTCTTAGTATTAAACAAAACGAAACTCCGTATGTACTTGGTTCTTATCTTGATTACTGTATAGATGCAAAAAATAATCTTTCAGTAGATGAGATAAAAAAACAGACATTTTCAAAACATCAGTACGATATCCCTAGTTTTGGTTTTTTAGCTTCTCCACATTGGTTTAAATTACAATATAAATATGATAAAAATATGCAAGATAATAAGTGGTGGTTATGTATAGATTATCCTTTGTTAGATCATGTAAATATCTATATTTATGACAAAAATGATAATCTTATTTTACATAAAAAAAGTGGAGATTTAGAAGAAAAGTCTCTAATAGATATAAAGCAGAGTCATTTACTCTTTTTGCTTCCTTCTGAGTCTTTAGAGATTTATACGGTTTATATAAAAGTTCAAACAAGCAGTTCTATGCTTGTTCCTATGCGAATAGCTTCTAATGAATCTCTTATAAAAAACACTCATTTACACCAAACTTTAGCTGGAATATATTATGGCATCTTGTTGGTTTTACTTTTTTATAATGCTATAACTTTTTTATATACTAAAGAAAAAATATATTTACTTTATGTAATGTTCGTTTTTTCTTACTCTTTATGGCAACTCTCTTTTGATGGTATAGGTTCTTTGTATTTGTGGCCAGATAGCTACTGGATGCGAGACAAAGGTACTGTCTTTTTTATATATACAAGTATTTTTGTGCAACTTTTATTTAGCCAAAATCTTTTAAAATCAAAGCAAAATATTCCAAAATATGATAAAAATGTTATCCAACCTTTAGTCTATATATCAATTATGGGGATAATAGCATCTATGTTTTTACCGTATAAGTACACGATTATAGCAGGGGCATTGTTATCTGTAATTACTCCAACAATCCTATTTAGTGCAGGTTTGATGGTAATTAAAAAAGATTATTATTCTATACGTCTTTATGTTCTTGGTTGGGGTATTTTTTTGATAGGAACTATTCTTTTTGCACTTAGTAAATTTAATCTTATATCTGGTTATGTAGCTATGAAATATGCTCAACAAATTGCTTCAGCAATAGAGATGATTTTGTTGTCTGCTGCACTTGCAGAAAGGTTTAACCGCTTACAAGATGAGTACACTACAAAGCTAAAAAATCACAATAAAAATCTTCATATGGCGGTAAGCAAAATTCTTAAACAAGAGAGAGAAAAAGATGAGATTCTTATATCTCAATCAAGACTAGCATCTATGGGTGAAATGATAGAACAGATTGCTCATCAATGGAGACAACCTCTAAATGAGTTAGGATTGTTAAATCAAGATTTATACTTTAAAAAGAAACTTGGTAATCTTACAGATGATGATTTTGATAAAATTCACGACAATATAGATAGTAACATTCAATATATGTCAAACACAATAGATGATTTTAGAAATTATTATAAAAGTGATAAAGAAAAAGAAACTTTTGCTCTTGATGAGTCTATTACAGATATCTTAAGCATTGTTGGAACTACTCTTGAATATGCAAAAATTAAAGTAGTTCTAAAATTAGAAGAAAATATTTATATAGATAGTTTAAAACATGAGTTACAGCAGGTATTTCTTATTATTATAAATAACGCAAAAGATGCACTTATTATAAATGAAATAGAAGATAAAAAAATAGTTTTAGAAGTCTTTTGTGATAATGAATTTGCTTATGTAAATATAGTTGATAATGCAGGTGGAGTAGCAGAAAATATAAAAAATAAAATCTTTGATCCATACTTTAGTACAAAGTTCAAATCACAAGGAACAGGCATAGGTCTCTATATGGCAAAAATCATTATAGAGAAAAATATGCAAGGTAATTTAAATGTTTTCAATAAAGAAGAGGGAGCTTGTTTTTGTATAAAGCTTCCTCTAAAATAG
- the modA gene encoding molybdate ABC transporter substrate-binding protein: MKNIFFLLSFTISILNAGTINIALAANVSYAIDDLKKEFNKIHPNTKLVVTLGSSGKLTAQIKHGAPYDLFMSANMKYPESLYDEKIAINKPVIYAFGSLALFSSKKRDFSKGIYLLKNSEISKIAIANPKTAPYGTAAMEAFENANIKNDIKNKLVYAESISQTVSYAVSATDIGLIAKSSLFSPKMTKYKENINYAEVDIKLYTPIKQGIVMLKKDEEVKAFYDFILSSDAKKIFKEYGYIVP; this comes from the coding sequence ATGAAAAACATATTTTTTTTACTAAGTTTTACTATCTCTATCTTAAATGCCGGCACTATAAATATAGCCTTAGCAGCAAATGTAAGCTACGCAATAGATGACTTAAAAAAAGAGTTCAACAAAATTCATCCAAACACAAAACTTGTAGTAACACTAGGAAGTAGTGGAAAACTAACAGCACAGATAAAACATGGCGCTCCTTATGACTTGTTTATGTCGGCAAATATGAAATATCCAGAATCACTCTATGATGAAAAGATAGCCATAAACAAACCTGTAATTTATGCTTTTGGTTCTTTGGCTCTTTTTTCTAGCAAAAAAAGAGATTTTAGCAAGGGTATTTACCTTCTAAAAAACAGTGAAATCTCAAAAATAGCCATAGCAAATCCAAAAACAGCTCCCTATGGTACAGCAGCGATGGAAGCTTTTGAAAATGCAAATATAAAAAATGATATAAAAAATAAACTTGTCTATGCTGAGTCGATTTCTCAAACAGTATCTTATGCTGTTAGTGCGACCGATATCGGACTAATCGCAAAATCATCACTTTTCTCACCAAAAATGACAAAGTACAAAGAAAACATCAACTATGCAGAAGTTGATATAAAGCTATATACACCGATAAAACAAGGTATAGTTATGTTAAAAAAAGATGAAGAAGTAAAAGCTTTTTATGACTTTATTCTCTCATCAGATGCAAAGAAAATATTTAAAGAGTATGGATATATAGTCCCATGA
- a CDS encoding TOBE domain-containing protein, with translation MNEFKATITNIQNVENLNIVKFDFNGIKLSMMSLELSDKITINSKVILSTKPTHIALAKNFSGDISHSNQLDAKIVEINSAELLCSVKLSIADAMFESIITKNSALRMNLQVGEKVTLFIKASELSIKEILKC, from the coding sequence ATGAATGAGTTTAAAGCGACAATAACAAATATACAAAATGTTGAAAATCTAAATATTGTTAAGTTTGATTTTAATGGTATAAAGTTAAGCATGATGAGTCTTGAACTGAGTGATAAAATAACTATAAATAGCAAAGTTATATTAAGTACAAAACCTACTCATATAGCCTTAGCAAAAAATTTTAGTGGAGACATTAGCCATTCAAATCAACTAGATGCTAAGATAGTTGAGATAAACAGTGCAGAACTTTTATGTAGTGTAAAACTAAGCATAGCAGATGCAATGTTTGAGTCTATCATAACTAAAAACTCGGCTTTAAGGATGAACTTACAAGTAGGCGAAAAAGTAACTCTTTTTATAAAAGCAAGTGAGTTGTCAATCAAGGAGATTTTAAAGTGTTAG
- the modB gene encoding molybdate ABC transporter permease subunit produces the protein MLESIEFAPFLLSFKLAGITTLILFVLCLPLAWWLSQTNSKSKPFIEAITALPIVLPPSVLGFYILIALSQNSPIGAFFDEYFGVKLVFNFSGLVVASAFYSLPFMVQPLQSGFKSINKNMLEASYISGKSKYETIIKVALPNMKPALITAIIVTFAHTVGEFGVVLMVGGSIPNETKVASVAIYEMVEIMDYTSAHIYSAIMLIISFLVLLCVYIFNQNNSNKFGEFHK, from the coding sequence GTGTTAGAGTCAATAGAATTTGCTCCCTTTTTACTATCTTTTAAACTAGCAGGAATTACAACGCTTATCTTGTTTGTACTATGTTTGCCTCTAGCATGGTGGCTCTCTCAAACCAACTCAAAAAGCAAACCTTTCATAGAAGCCATAACCGCTTTACCAATAGTTTTGCCTCCTTCTGTTTTAGGTTTTTACATTCTAATAGCTCTTTCTCAAAACTCTCCCATAGGTGCTTTTTTTGATGAATATTTTGGAGTAAAGTTAGTTTTTAACTTTAGCGGACTCGTTGTTGCTAGTGCTTTTTACTCTTTGCCATTTATGGTTCAACCTCTACAAAGTGGTTTTAAATCTATAAATAAAAATATGTTAGAAGCTTCATACATCAGCGGAAAAAGTAAATATGAAACTATCATAAAAGTAGCACTTCCAAATATGAAACCAGCACTTATAACCGCTATTATAGTTACATTTGCTCATACAGTTGGAGAGTTTGGAGTGGTTCTTATGGTTGGTGGAAGTATTCCAAATGAGACAAAAGTAGCATCTGTAGCAATTTATGAGATGGTAGAGATTATGGACTATACCTCAGCTCATATCTACAGTGCTATCATGCTTATTATAAGTTTTTTAGTTCTTCTGTGTGTATATATCTTCAACCAAAACAACAGCAATAAATTTGGCGAGTTTCATAAATGA
- a CDS encoding ATP-binding cassette domain-containing protein, with protein sequence MINININKKLHGAQKEMNLDINLEIKDGEFLALSGQSGSGKTTLLRILAGLEDAQGEISVDNESWLNSKTKLSPQKRAIGFVFQDYALFENMSVLDNLLYVKKEIELAEHLLSITELQELKDRLPNTLSGGQKQRVALCRAMMRRPKLLLMDEPLSALDPKMRTKLQHEILTLHKEFNTTTIMVSHDPSEIYRLASRVVVLQNGKITNDANPKEILLRTQGSQKFSFSGELLDIKKVDVIYIAIIAIGQQLVEVVVSEQEAKNLQIGNTVEVSTKAFAPMISSI encoded by the coding sequence ATGATAAACATAAACATAAATAAAAAACTTCACGGCGCGCAAAAAGAGATGAACTTAGATATAAATCTTGAGATAAAAGATGGAGAGTTTTTAGCTCTAAGTGGACAGAGTGGAAGCGGAAAAACTACTCTTCTTAGAATCTTAGCAGGTCTTGAAGATGCACAAGGCGAAATAAGTGTAGACAATGAAAGTTGGCTAAACTCTAAAACAAAATTATCACCTCAAAAAAGAGCCATTGGTTTTGTTTTTCAAGACTACGCACTTTTTGAAAATATGAGTGTTTTAGACAATCTTTTATATGTAAAAAAAGAGATTGAACTAGCTGAGCATCTCCTTAGCATCACAGAACTACAAGAACTAAAAGACAGACTTCCAAACACTCTAAGCGGAGGTCAAAAACAAAGAGTAGCACTTTGTCGTGCAATGATGAGACGTCCAAAACTTCTACTTATGGATGAACCATTATCTGCTCTTGATCCAAAGATGCGAACAAAACTACAACATGAAATTCTAACTTTACATAAAGAGTTTAACACAACAACCATTATGGTAAGTCACGACCCAAGCGAGATTTACAGACTAGCATCTAGGGTAGTAGTTTTACAAAATGGAAAAATCACAAATGATGCAAATCCAAAAGAGATTTTACTTCGTACGCAAGGAAGTCAAAAATTTTCATTTAGTGGAGAACTTTTAGATATAAAAAAAGTGGATGTAATCTACATAGCCATCATAGCCATAGGTCAGCAACTTGTAGAAGTAGTAGTAAGTGAGCAGGAAGCTAAAAACTTACAAATAGGAAACACCGTAGAAGTAAGCACTAAAGCCTTTGCTCCCATGATTAGTAGTATATAG